The Candidatus Zixiibacteriota bacterium DNA segment CCAAATGGCGCGTTGTTCTCACGCTTTTCAACGAACGCGCGCAGTCCTTCTGTGTCACGCATGGGGTCAATCCGTCTCTGATACTTGACCTCGAGGGGAATTCGTTTCGTGCCGATTGTGAGTATGAAGTCGACTTCTGGCTCCCCGCCGCGCTCCGGCTGGTAGGCGAGGTCAAGACCGGAGATCGCCAGCAGTGTCGCTCCAGTGGCGCTCTCCGCGATGTGACCCGCCAGTACCGTAAGCTGCGGTTCTTGGAGGAGTCTGTCCGGATCAAGGGGGATCGACTCCTGCAGCGAACTCGCACGCAAGCCGTGGTCGGCCAGACAGATCTTCGAGTTGCCACGCTTCTTCTTCAGTCGAATCTCCAGTGGATCGATGAGCCACAGGAGCAGTGTCTCGGCGAGGAACTTCAGATAGTGATTCACCCGCTGTGTCCCCACAGTGGTGTGCAAAGCGCGGCCCACCTCTCTGGCCATGACGGTCAGGCCCGGCGCTTGACCGGCGTACCGGCAGGCGAGACGGTATACTTCCTCCAGCAATTGCTCGTCACGTCTCCGCCCGCGTTCTCCGACCCGCAAGTCGTGTCGAATGACCTTCTGGATCACGGTTTCATTGAGCTGGTCTGCGATCTGGTTCCAAGGGACGCCCGCCTCCTTATGGGCAATGGGGTACCCACCGCGCTCAGAGAACCAGGCGAATGACCGGTCACGATCCGGTTGCAGCCGTCTTCCGTAGCCGGCCAAGTCACTCCAGAAGTCTTGCCGCGTGAGCGACTCGAGTCCGTTGTCAGCAAGAAACGGCGGTCCTGAATCGATGCCGTGGAAGTTCCCTATCTCTGTCAGCGACAAGACCCCAACTTCGATTGTTGAAATGCGCCCGGCAAGGCTATCGCGCCCCCGTTCGATCCGCAATGCCGAACTCCCCGTAACGACAACATGTGCTGACGATGCATCGACCAACGCCTTCAACTGTGGTGCCCAGCTCTTGATATTCTGTACCTCATCAAAAAAGAGGAATGCCGGCTCCGCGTCGCGGGCCGCCCGGTTCAGCGTTCTTCCGAGTATGGCACTCTCGTACCAGTCGACAACGCGCGGAATCGGTTCTGTCAGGCGCGACAGCTCCGGTAATTCATCGCACTGCATCCGTAGTAGCCGACTGGGGTGCACCCCCTGATCCAGCAGGTCTTGCACGACCTGTTGCTGGGCGACGGTTTTTCCAATCTGGCGAGGGCCACGTACGACAACGATGGGAGCCAGTTGAATCCTGACCCGCCGGTGGATTGCCTCGACCAAATGGCGGCGAGTGGTCGGCAACGGGGGTAATGGATTGCCCTCCCACCAAGGGTTCATCCGTCGCAAATCACGGACTAGACCGTCACTGAGTTTCAACTGACTGAAGAGGAATGGATCGTCCACATTGCTCCTTGTCGGTGCGACACGACAATCTAATGCGCAACCAAAAGTGTGGTATCGGCGACTGTGCTGCCAAGTCGAAAAGCTCCGCCTGATCTGTCTCGAAGACTCCTGCCTCGAAATCAGACCGGTCCACGGCCAAGCGACGGGCGCGTCAGACATCCACCTTGAATCGCAGCCGCAAGTTGCGAAGGTGCTCTGCCTGGTCGATGGGGTCGCACACACAAGCCCTCCGGCCTTTGGCATGAGGGCTTGTGCACGGCAGTCGGCGACGGCAATCAGCGTTATCTGATTACCTGACAATGGCTTGCCTTGGTTTTTGTCGTCCTCGCCTCGCCGTCAGGCTTGCTTGACCTCTGTGTGATTTCACTTGCACGCGACGGGTGATTGCGTATTTTACTCTGGGAGAATAGGCTTCGCGCCTCTCACCTGGTAGAAAGCGGGACCTCACCGCCCGCTGAGGAAAGACAACAGAATAGACGGCTTACGGTTAACGGTGTAACCGTGGGAGCCCAGTCAGGCCGAATTCGCAGTCTCTGGCTGACCGTTGCAGTGCTAACGGTCGGGGTGGTCCTTCTGTTGCCCGCTCGGTTGCAGGCACAGAATGCCGCTGGTGCACCGTGGGGCCAGATGATCCCCACAGAGCAGCGACGTGACCGTCTGGCCGACGACCCCTCGGCGGGCGCGGCGGTGGTCTTCGACGGGGGCCTGATCGTCGTTGGCCCCGGCTACAAGTTTACGTTTGAACGCCACCGACGGATTCAGATTTTTCGCGCCGACGCCTACCGATTCGCCAACGTCGAGATTCCCTTCCATTCCTCCGAGAAGCTGGAGCTGGTCGAAGCCCATACGCTGACGAAAGATGGGCGGCGTGTCCCCGTCGACCCGTCGGCGTTCTACCGGACGCAGACCGGCGAATGGCAGAAGGTGGTGTTCGCTTTTCCGGAGGTCACGCCGGGATGTGTCGTTGAATACAAGTACAAGATCTTCTCGCGGAACTTCTACTATCTCCGCCCGTGGGTATTTCAGAATGAGGTTCCGACCGAGTATTCGGAATTGGTGGTCCGTC contains these protein-coding regions:
- a CDS encoding AAA family ATPase translates to MNPWWEGNPLPPLPTTRRHLVEAIHRRVRIQLAPIVVVRGPRQIGKTVAQQQVVQDLLDQGVHPSRLLRMQCDELPELSRLTEPIPRVVDWYESAILGRTLNRAARDAEPAFLFFDEVQNIKSWAPQLKALVDASSAHVVVTGSSALRIERGRDSLAGRISTIEVGVLSLTEIGNFHGIDSGPPFLADNGLESLTRQDFWSDLAGYGRRLQPDRDRSFAWFSERGGYPIAHKEAGVPWNQIADQLNETVIQKVIRHDLRVGERGRRRDEQLLEEVYRLACRYAGQAPGLTVMAREVGRALHTTVGTQRVNHYLKFLAETLLLWLIDPLEIRLKKKRGNSKICLADHGLRASSLQESIPLDPDRLLQEPQLTVLAGHIAESATGATLLAISGLDLAYQPERGGEPEVDFILTIGTKRIPLEVKYQRRIDPMRDTEGLRAFVEKRENNAPFGILVTQIDGVSVTDPRIVTLPLSSLMLLR